From one Novosphingobium sp. genomic stretch:
- a CDS encoding M3 family metallopeptidase, producing MTAANPLLAQTDLPAYGDIRPEHVVPAVEQAIASHKQAMADLAAKAGDPGLLAAKADADIALGRVWGVVEHLLMVVNTPELRAAHAEGQPLIDAHYTAVGQDRALYEALAAIDPDALDSGEQRALKLALQAFELSGVALEGQAREDFAANRVEQGRLETEFSNAVLDATQAWHLEIHDEARLAGLSEADRAGMEAAARAAGQEAGWRVTLHAPSVMAVLSHAEDRALRQEVYTAWNTRASDQGPTAGQFDNSPRIAEILERRGRSALALGFADPVSVSLSTKMARDADEVEQFLSGLAGAARPRAKAELEDLGAFARDHLNLPDMQPWDVSWVGEAVRKQRHALDTAEIRRYLPLPRVLEALFGLVHELFGVEVRAADGAPVWHPDVRHFTLHRDGVEAPVAALYADFYAREGKRGGAWMDVCRVRRREGGALVTPVAYLVTNFAPPVGGKPATLQHNDMVTLFHEMGHCLHHLLSEVDLASIGGIAGVEWDAIELPSQFLENFAWEPATLKAASSHDATGEPLSDQWIERMLGARKFLGAMGLVRQVEFALFDLAIHCAAGGDNAPDPMAVLSEVRSRVSVIDFPEWHRFPHSFTHIFAGGYAAGYYSYLWAERLSADAYAAFEESPENRHALGEKFRLQVLSRGGTRDALTNFIAFRGREPDNEALLESWGVAA from the coding sequence ATGACCGCTGCCAATCCCCTGCTCGCCCAGACTGACCTGCCCGCTTACGGCGATATCCGCCCCGAGCATGTCGTCCCCGCTGTCGAGCAGGCGATTGCGAGCCACAAACAGGCCATGGCCGATCTGGCGGCGAAGGCGGGCGATCCCGGCCTGCTGGCCGCCAAGGCTGATGCGGATATCGCGCTGGGCCGGGTGTGGGGCGTGGTCGAGCATCTGCTGATGGTCGTCAACACGCCCGAGTTGCGCGCCGCCCATGCCGAGGGCCAGCCGCTGATCGACGCCCATTACACCGCCGTAGGGCAGGATCGCGCCCTGTATGAGGCGCTGGCCGCCATCGATCCCGATGCGCTGGACAGCGGTGAGCAGCGCGCCTTGAAGCTGGCCTTGCAGGCATTCGAACTCTCTGGCGTGGCGCTGGAAGGGCAGGCGCGTGAGGATTTCGCCGCCAACCGCGTCGAGCAAGGGCGGCTGGAGACCGAATTTTCCAACGCGGTGCTGGATGCCACTCAGGCGTGGCATCTCGAAATCCATGATGAGGCGCGTCTGGCCGGGCTTTCCGAGGCCGACCGCGCCGGGATGGAAGCTGCCGCCCGCGCCGCCGGGCAGGAGGCGGGCTGGCGCGTCACGCTGCATGCCCCCAGCGTGATGGCGGTGCTCTCGCATGCCGAGGATCGCGCGCTGCGTCAGGAGGTCTACACCGCTTGGAACACCCGCGCCTCCGATCAGGGGCCCACGGCGGGCCAGTTCGACAACAGCCCGCGCATCGCCGAAATCCTTGAGCGGCGCGGGCGTTCGGCGCTGGCGCTGGGTTTTGCCGATCCGGTGTCGGTCTCGCTCTCGACCAAGATGGCGCGCGATGCCGATGAGGTGGAGCAGTTCCTCTCCGGTCTGGCGGGTGCGGCGCGCCCTCGCGCCAAAGCCGAGCTGGAGGATCTGGGCGCCTTCGCGCGTGACCATCTGAACCTGCCGGACATGCAGCCGTGGGATGTCTCATGGGTGGGCGAGGCGGTGCGCAAGCAGCGCCATGCCCTCGATACCGCCGAGATTCGCCGCTATCTGCCGCTGCCCCGCGTGCTGGAGGCGCTGTTCGGTCTTGTGCATGAGCTGTTCGGCGTGGAGGTCCGCGCCGCCGATGGCGCGCCGGTCTGGCATCCCGATGTGCGCCACTTCACCTTGCACCGCGATGGTGTGGAGGCGCCGGTTGCGGCGCTCTATGCCGATTTCTATGCCCGCGAAGGCAAGCGCGGCGGGGCGTGGATGGATGTCTGCCGGGTGCGCCGCCGCGAGGGTGGGGCTCTGGTGACGCCGGTGGCCTATCTGGTCACCAATTTCGCGCCGCCGGTGGGGGGTAAGCCCGCCACGCTGCAGCACAACGATATGGTCACGCTGTTCCACGAGATGGGCCACTGCCTGCATCACCTGCTGAGCGAGGTCGATCTGGCCAGCATCGGCGGCATCGCGGGCGTCGAGTGGGATGCCATCGAACTGCCCAGCCAGTTCCTCGAAAACTTCGCCTGGGAGCCGGCCACGCTCAAGGCCGCCAGCAGCCACGACGCCACCGGCGAACCGCTGAGCGATCAATGGATCGAGCGCATGCTGGGCGCGCGCAAATTCCTCGGCGCGATGGGGCTGGTGCGTCAGGTGGAGTTCGCGCTCTTCGATCTGGCGATCCATTGCGCGGCGGGCGGCGACAATGCCCCCGATCCGATGGCGGTGCTCAGCGAGGTGCGCAGCCGCGTTTCGGTGATCGATTTTCCGGAATGGCATCGCTTCCCGCACAGCTTCACGCATATTTTCGCGGGCGGCTATGCGGCGGGTTACTACTCCTACCTCTGGGCCGAGCGCCTGTCCGCCGACGCCTATGCCGCCTTTGAGGAATCCCCCGAGAACCGCCATGCGCTGGGCGAGAAGTTCCGCCTTCAGGTGCTCTCGCGCGGCGGCACCCGCGATGCGCTGACCAATTTCATCGCCTTCCGTGGCCGCGAGCCCGACAATGAGGCCCTGCTGGAAAGCTGGGGCGTGGCCGCCTGA
- the ald gene encoding alanine dehydrogenase, translating into MIVGTVKEIKNHEYRVGLTPESVHELTAHGHRVLVESGAGLGIGASDEAYAEAGAELVATAADIFAKAEMIVKVKEPQPVERAMLREGQILYTYLHLAPDPEQTKDLVKSGAVCIAYETVTDDFGGLPLLKPMSQVAGRMSIQAGATALEKAHGGRGVLLGGVPGVLPGKVVVIGGGVVGFNAAQMAVGMGADVTILDRSTVVLEKLATHFGASAKTLYASRANLAASVAQADLVIGAVLVPGAAAPKLVSRAMLSTMQPGAVLVDVAIDQGGCFETSHATTHAEPTYVVDGIVHYAVANMPGAVARTSTYALNNATLPHALAIANLGWKEALKRDRHLLAGLNVWAGKVTYEAVARDLGYEPTAPEAALA; encoded by the coding sequence ATGATCGTCGGCACCGTCAAGGAAATCAAAAACCACGAATATCGCGTCGGCCTCACGCCCGAGAGCGTGCATGAGCTGACCGCGCACGGCCATCGCGTGCTGGTGGAAAGCGGCGCGGGTCTGGGCATCGGCGCCAGCGATGAGGCCTATGCCGAGGCGGGGGCCGAGTTGGTCGCCACGGCCGCCGACATCTTCGCGAAGGCCGAGATGATCGTGAAGGTGAAGGAGCCTCAGCCCGTCGAGCGCGCCATGCTGCGCGAGGGGCAGATCCTCTACACCTATCTCCACCTCGCCCCCGATCCCGAGCAGACGAAGGATCTGGTCAAGTCGGGCGCGGTGTGCATCGCCTATGAAACCGTGACGGATGATTTTGGCGGTCTGCCGCTGCTGAAACCGATGAGTCAGGTTGCGGGCCGCATGTCGATTCAGGCCGGGGCCACCGCGCTGGAGAAGGCGCATGGCGGTCGCGGCGTGCTGCTGGGCGGCGTGCCGGGCGTGCTGCCGGGCAAGGTTGTGGTGATCGGCGGCGGTGTCGTGGGCTTCAACGCCGCGCAGATGGCGGTCGGCATGGGCGCGGATGTGACCATCCTTGATCGCAGCACGGTGGTGCTGGAGAAGCTGGCCACGCATTTCGGCGCCAGCGCCAAGACGCTCTATGCCAGCCGCGCCAATCTGGCGGCATCTGTCGCTCAGGCCGATCTGGTGATCGGCGCGGTGCTGGTGCCCGGCGCCGCCGCGCCCAAGCTGGTGAGCCGTGCCATGCTCTCCACCATGCAGCCCGGCGCGGTTCTGGTGGATGTCGCCATCGATCAGGGCGGCTGCTTTGAAACCAGCCACGCCACCACCCATGCCGAGCCGACCTATGTGGTCGATGGCATCGTGCATTATGCCGTGGCCAACATGCCTGGCGCCGTGGCGCGCACCAGCACCTATGCGCTGAACAATGCCACGCTGCCGCATGCTCTGGCGATCGCCAACCTCGGCTGGAAGGAGGCCCTGAAGCGCGACAGGCATCTGCTGGCGGGCCTCAACGTCTGGGCCGGCAAGGTGACTTATGAGGCCGTCGCCCGCGATCTGGGCTATGAACCGACCGCGCCGGAAGCTGCGCTGGCCTGA
- a CDS encoding glycoside hydrolase family 16 protein: MIRTLGLALAGSALVAPAPAADMRTLDLSQFCPSFMEDFRKFRIASRSLEQADWIAHTPWNGDFGDAAFSDPGPDGPFSVDRGVLHITARKGKDGRWRSGLIAAADAQGRGHGVRFGYFEARMQLPPGPGTWPAFWLQTLHNVDDGTPSVEVDAIEYYGHNPKAFQTGKLVWYGHKAVGGNKAIPVPDGALVQGFHTYGISILPEGITYYLDRRAVWQQPLPPELNRPMFPLVNLALGSGYPIDHTPDPSVLLVSYVHVYAWRKDGACQKDRKD; encoded by the coding sequence ATGATCCGAACATTGGGACTCGCACTGGCCGGTTCTGCTTTGGTCGCCCCGGCGCCTGCAGCGGATATGCGGACGCTGGACCTCTCGCAGTTCTGCCCTTCCTTCATGGAGGATTTCCGCAAGTTCCGGATCGCCTCGCGCAGTCTGGAGCAAGCCGACTGGATCGCGCACACCCCATGGAACGGCGATTTCGGCGATGCGGCCTTCAGCGATCCCGGCCCGGACGGTCCATTTTCCGTGGACAGGGGCGTGCTGCATATCACCGCGCGCAAGGGCAAGGACGGGCGCTGGCGCTCCGGGCTGATCGCGGCGGCGGATGCGCAGGGGCGCGGGCATGGCGTGCGCTTTGGCTATTTCGAGGCGCGGATGCAACTGCCGCCGGGGCCGGGCACATGGCCGGCCTTCTGGCTGCAGACGCTGCATAACGTCGATGACGGCACGCCCTCGGTGGAGGTGGATGCCATCGAGTATTACGGCCACAATCCCAAGGCTTTTCAGACGGGCAAGCTGGTGTGGTACGGCCACAAGGCGGTGGGCGGCAACAAGGCGATTCCCGTGCCCGATGGCGCCTTGGTGCAGGGCTTTCACACCTATGGCATCAGCATCCTGCCCGAGGGGATCACCTATTATCTGGACCGGCGCGCGGTGTGGCAGCAACCTCTGCCGCCGGAGCTGAACCGGCCGATGTTTCCGCTGGTCAATCTGGCACTGGGGTCAGGCTATCCGATCGACCATACGCCCGACCCGTCGGTGCTGCTGGTCAGCTATGTGCATGTCTATGCGTGGCGCAAGGATGGTGCGTGTCAGAAAGACCGCAAGGACTGA
- a CDS encoding Lrp/AsnC family transcriptional regulator: protein MDRIDRRLLEVLQEDSQASISVLAEKIGLSPSACHRRIKALEDSGIIRGYGARVDAAKVGIGLHVLIDITLVSQSREAMERFERAVGDFPDILECHLLSGTADYRLRTAARDMADFDRLHRECLARLPGVSAMHSSFVIRTVKGWNGFVLGV from the coding sequence ATGGATCGTATCGACCGCCGCCTGTTGGAAGTGCTGCAGGAGGACTCTCAGGCCTCCATCTCGGTGCTGGCCGAAAAGATCGGCCTCTCCCCCTCGGCCTGCCACCGCCGCATCAAGGCGCTGGAGGATTCAGGCATCATCCGCGGCTATGGCGCGCGGGTGGATGCGGCCAAGGTCGGCATCGGCCTCCATGTGCTGATCGACATCACGCTGGTCAGCCAGAGCCGCGAGGCCATGGAGCGTTTCGAACGCGCCGTGGGCGATTTTCCCGATATTCTGGAATGCCATCTGCTGTCAGGCACGGCGGATTACCGGTTGCGCACGGCGGCGCGCGATATGGCCGATTTTGACCGGCTGCATCGGGAGTGTCTGGCGCGTCTGCCCGGAGTGAGCGCGATGCATTCCAGCTTCGTGATCCGTACCGTGAAGGGATGGAACGGGTTTGTTTTGGGGGTTTGA
- a CDS encoding trimeric intracellular cation channel family protein — MDDARIVSVVQASSALLPYLDMGGLAVFAASGALTAAKARQTLVTAMYFAAVTGVGGGTLRDLLIGAPVFWMHASLPISICLFTALAVWFTPYRWWPIQALDWLDGFGLAAYAVFGAAKALAWGISPLPAAIMGVVSASMGGIFRDLLAGVPSIVIRPEIYVTAAACAAGGYVVLIWAGASGMLAAGLAFAVGVGLRGAAIRWKLALPAYRR; from the coding sequence ATGGACGATGCGCGGATCGTCTCGGTGGTGCAGGCCTCTTCGGCGCTGCTGCCCTATCTCGATATGGGCGGGCTGGCGGTGTTTGCCGCCTCGGGCGCGCTGACGGCGGCCAAGGCGCGCCAAACGCTGGTGACGGCGATGTATTTCGCCGCTGTCACGGGTGTGGGCGGCGGCACCTTGCGCGACCTGCTGATCGGCGCGCCGGTGTTCTGGATGCATGCCTCTCTGCCGATCAGCATCTGCCTGTTCACGGCGCTTGCGGTCTGGTTCACACCCTATCGCTGGTGGCCGATTCAGGCGCTGGACTGGCTCGATGGCTTCGGTCTGGCGGCCTATGCGGTGTTCGGCGCGGCCAAGGCGCTGGCCTGGGGGATTTCGCCTCTGCCCGCCGCGATCATGGGGGTGGTGTCAGCCTCGATGGGCGGGATCTTCCGCGATCTGCTGGCGGGCGTGCCGTCCATCGTGATCAGGCCGGAGATCTATGTGACGGCGGCGGCCTGCGCGGCGGGCGGCTATGTGGTGCTGATCTGGGCCGGGGCGAGCGGGATGCTGGCCGCCGGTCTGGCCTTTGCGGTGGGGGTCGGCCTGCGCGGGGCGGCGATCCGGTGGAAGCTGGCTTTGCCTGCCTATCGGCGGTGA